From [Clostridium] symbiosum, a single genomic window includes:
- a CDS encoding HPr family phosphocarrier protein: MKTVSISLNSIDKVKSFVNDLAKFNVDFDLVSGRYVIDAKSIMGIFSLDLSKPIDLNIHSESEIDEILTILAPYIV, from the coding sequence ATGAAAACAGTTAGTATTTCTTTAAATTCTATTGATAAAGTTAAATCCTTTGTAAATGATTTAGCAAAATTTAATGTCGATTTTGACCTTGTATCCGGCAGGTATGTAATTGATGCAAAGTCCATCATGGGTATCTTCAGCCTTGATTTGTCCAAGCCTATCGATCTGAACATCCATTCTGAATCAGAAATTGATGAGATTCTGACCATCTTAGCACCATACATTGTATAA
- the thiI gene encoding tRNA uracil 4-sulfurtransferase ThiI, with translation MVRSFLIKYAEIGVKGKNRYIFEDKLTSHIHHALKRLDGNFSVTKESGRIYAHAASEFDYDEVVATLKCVFGIAGICPMVQIEDKGYEDLKEQVVKYIDETYPDKNFTFKVDTRRANKQYPYTSEQINRDLGEIILETYTETKVDVHNPDVLLHVEIRGKLINLYSLVIPGPGGMPVGTNGKAMLLLSGGIDSPVAGYMIAKRGVMIEATYFHAPPYTSERAKQKVVDLAKLVSRYSGPIKLHVVNFTDIQLYIYDQCPHEELTIIMRRYMMKIAEELAKKDGCLGLITGESIGQVASQTVHSLAVTNEVCTLPVFRPVIGFDKQEIVDISQKIGTYETSIEPYEDCCTIFVAKHPVTKPNLEIIRKSEKKLEEKIDEMMKQAIETAEIIRC, from the coding sequence ATGGTACGGTCATTTTTAATAAAGTATGCCGAGATCGGTGTTAAAGGTAAGAACAGATACATTTTTGAGGATAAGCTGACCTCCCACATACATCACGCGTTAAAACGCCTGGACGGCAATTTCTCCGTGACTAAAGAGTCGGGGCGCATTTATGCGCATGCGGCTTCGGAATTCGATTATGACGAGGTTGTGGCTACTTTGAAGTGCGTATTCGGCATTGCCGGTATCTGCCCGATGGTCCAGATTGAAGACAAAGGATATGAGGATTTAAAAGAGCAGGTGGTCAAATATATTGACGAAACGTACCCCGACAAAAATTTTACGTTTAAAGTGGACACGAGAAGGGCCAACAAACAGTATCCCTATACATCCGAGCAGATCAACCGTGATTTGGGTGAGATTATACTGGAAACATACACTGAAACAAAGGTGGATGTCCACAATCCGGACGTGCTTCTCCATGTGGAGATCAGAGGAAAGCTCATCAACCTTTATTCCCTCGTTATTCCGGGCCCCGGGGGCATGCCGGTGGGAACCAACGGAAAGGCCATGCTTCTCTTATCAGGCGGTATCGACAGTCCGGTGGCAGGCTATATGATTGCAAAACGCGGCGTCATGATCGAGGCTACGTATTTCCATGCTCCGCCTTATACAAGTGAGAGGGCAAAACAGAAGGTCGTGGATCTGGCGAAACTGGTATCCAGGTATTCAGGACCGATTAAGCTCCATGTCGTGAATTTTACCGATATCCAGCTTTATATCTATGATCAGTGTCCTCATGAGGAGCTGACGATTATCATGCGCCGTTACATGATGAAGATTGCAGAAGAGCTGGCTAAAAAGGACGGCTGCCTCGGCCTGATCACAGGGGAGAGCATCGGACAGGTGGCCTCCCAGACCGTACATTCGTTGGCGGTAACAAACGAAGTGTGCACCTTGCCGGTATTCCGTCCGGTAATTGGGTTTGATAAACAGGAGATCGTGGATATTTCACAGAAAATCGGAACGTATGAGACATCGATCGAACCGTATGAGGACTGCTGTACGATATTTGTAGCAAAACATCCGGTTACAAAACCAAATCTGGAAATTATCCGCAAGTCGGAGAAAAAACTGGAAGAAAAGATTGATGAAATGATGAAACAGGCGATAGAGACGGCAGAAATAATAAGATGCTGA
- a CDS encoding cysteine desulfurase family protein, producing MEAYFDNSATTQVFDSVKDAVVNAMTMDYGNAAARHMKGVEAENIIKEAKREIANSLKVQEKEILFTSGGTESNNLALIGTALANQRAGKHLITTAVEHPSIYNTMAWLEEQGFEVTYLPVDSFGCISLEELSEAVREDTILVSVMYVNNEIGAVEPVEEISRCIKKKNPKTYFHVDAIQAYGKYQIRPKKQGIDLLSVSGHKIHGPKGIGFLYIDEKTKIRPIIFGGGQQKGMRSGTENVPGCAGLGAAVKEIYRDHAEHVEKLYTLRERLIAGLKTIEGVTINGHEDRQNAPQVVSASFEGVKSEVLLHALEDKGIYVSSGSACSSNHPGVSGTLKAIGVKKELQDSTLRFSFGMFNTEEEVDYAVETLKELLPVLRRYRAK from the coding sequence ATGGAAGCATACTTTGACAATTCGGCCACCACGCAGGTTTTTGACAGCGTGAAAGACGCGGTAGTGAACGCCATGACCATGGACTACGGCAATGCGGCGGCCCGGCACATGAAGGGTGTGGAGGCGGAAAATATTATTAAAGAGGCCAAAAGAGAGATTGCAAACTCCCTGAAAGTGCAGGAAAAAGAGATACTGTTCACTTCCGGCGGAACGGAATCCAATAACCTCGCACTGATTGGAACGGCGCTGGCGAATCAGAGGGCCGGCAAACATCTGATCACGACGGCTGTGGAACATCCGTCCATTTACAATACAATGGCATGGCTGGAGGAGCAGGGATTTGAAGTTACCTATCTTCCCGTGGATTCATTCGGCTGCATTTCACTGGAGGAGCTTTCCGAGGCGGTCAGGGAGGATACAATCCTGGTTTCCGTCATGTATGTCAATAATGAGATTGGCGCGGTGGAGCCGGTGGAAGAAATTTCACGGTGCATTAAGAAAAAGAATCCAAAGACGTATTTCCATGTGGATGCAATCCAGGCCTATGGTAAATATCAGATCCGGCCGAAAAAACAGGGGATTGATCTGCTGTCCGTCAGCGGACACAAGATTCACGGCCCCAAAGGGATTGGCTTTTTATATATTGATGAGAAGACAAAGATCCGCCCTATTATTTTCGGCGGCGGCCAGCAGAAGGGGATGCGTTCCGGAACCGAGAACGTACCGGGCTGTGCCGGCCTGGGAGCGGCCGTTAAGGAAATTTACCGGGATCACGCGGAGCATGTGGAGAAACTCTATACTCTGAGAGAGCGGCTGATAGCCGGGCTTAAGACCATTGAAGGTGTGACAATCAATGGCCATGAGGACAGACAGAATGCGCCCCAGGTGGTCAGCGCCAGCTTTGAGGGTGTTAAGAGCGAAGTCCTTCTTCATGCGCTGGAAGACAAGGGAATCTATGTTTCTTCCGGCTCGGCCTGTTCATCCAACCATCCCGGTGTCAGCGGAACACTTAAGGCAATCGGGGTGAAAAAAGAACTGCAGGATTCTACGCTGCGTTTCAGCTTTGGGATGTTTAACACGGAGGAAGAGGTAGACTACGCCGTTGAAACGCTGAAAGAGCTGCTTCCGGTACTGAGACGTTACAGAGCGAAATAA
- a CDS encoding 16S rRNA (uracil(1498)-N(3))-methyltransferase, which yields MYHFFVEREQIGEDVITVVGSDVNHIKNVLRMNPGEQVLISDKRGGDYLCVVKDFTRETVRFGILEARESGMELPARIHLFQGLPKSDKMELIIQKAVELGVYRIIPVETKRVVVKLDLKKEEARLKRWNAISESAAKQSKRSIIPEVTGVVKYREALQMTEGFGLKLVPYECAEGMEETRRLLGKAEPGMDIAVFIGPEGGFEEEEIRQAKEREIYPVTLGKRILRTETAGLCILSALMISLEQ from the coding sequence ATGTATCATTTTTTTGTAGAACGCGAACAGATTGGAGAGGACGTCATCACGGTCGTCGGCTCCGATGTAAACCATATAAAAAATGTCCTCAGGATGAATCCGGGAGAGCAGGTGCTGATCAGCGACAAGAGGGGCGGCGATTATCTGTGTGTGGTGAAGGATTTTACCCGGGAAACCGTACGCTTCGGCATTTTAGAGGCCAGAGAAAGCGGAATGGAGCTTCCTGCCAGAATACACCTGTTTCAGGGACTGCCTAAAAGTGATAAGATGGAACTTATCATCCAGAAGGCTGTGGAGCTTGGCGTTTACCGGATCATTCCGGTGGAGACAAAGCGCGTGGTGGTAAAGCTGGACTTGAAAAAAGAGGAGGCCAGGCTGAAACGCTGGAATGCCATTTCCGAGAGCGCGGCCAAACAGTCAAAACGCAGTATAATCCCTGAGGTAACCGGTGTGGTAAAATATAGAGAAGCGCTTCAGATGACGGAAGGTTTTGGACTCAAATTGGTTCCCTATGAATGTGCCGAGGGGATGGAAGAGACCAGAAGACTTCTGGGAAAAGCGGAGCCGGGCATGGATATCGCAGTGTTTATCGGTCCGGAAGGCGGCTTTGAGGAAGAGGAGATCCGCCAGGCAAAGGAGAGGGAGATTTACCCTGTCACACTCGGAAAACGGATTTTGAGAACCGAGACGGCGGGGCTGTGCATTTTGTCGGCGCTGATGATTTCACTGGAACAATAG
- the prmA gene encoding 50S ribosomal protein L11 methyltransferase, with the protein MKWKKFTLTTTTEAVDLISCTFDEIGIEGIEIEDNIPLTEKETKGMFIDILPELPPDEGVAKVSFYLDDDENVDEMLKKVDEALEELKMFTDLGACTIEESETEDKDWINNWKQYFKPFTVDNILIKPTWETIPEEHKDKLLIQIDPGTAFGTGMHETTQLCIRQLQKYVNCDTKVLDVGTGSGILGITALKLGAKEVFGTDLDENAITAVGENLEANGISTDRFKVLQGNIIDDKSVQDIAGYECYDVAVANILADIIILLQKEIPVHIKKGGIFITSGIINMKEDAVKAAFAANDAFEVIEVTYQGEWVSVTARKK; encoded by the coding sequence ATGAAATGGAAAAAATTCACCCTGACGACAACGACAGAGGCCGTTGATTTGATCAGTTGTACATTTGACGAGATAGGTATAGAAGGAATTGAAATTGAGGATAACATCCCGCTGACGGAAAAAGAGACAAAGGGGATGTTTATCGACATCCTTCCCGAGCTTCCGCCCGATGAAGGTGTGGCAAAAGTCAGCTTCTATCTGGATGACGACGAGAATGTGGATGAAATGTTAAAAAAAGTGGACGAGGCCCTGGAAGAGCTTAAAATGTTTACCGACCTTGGCGCATGCACCATTGAGGAATCGGAGACCGAGGACAAGGACTGGATCAACAATTGGAAACAGTATTTCAAACCGTTTACCGTAGACAATATCCTGATCAAACCAACATGGGAAACCATACCGGAAGAGCATAAAGACAAGCTTTTGATCCAGATCGATCCGGGAACCGCATTTGGAACGGGAATGCATGAGACGACACAGCTCTGCATCCGCCAGCTTCAAAAATATGTAAACTGTGATACAAAAGTGCTGGACGTGGGAACCGGAAGCGGAATCCTTGGGATTACAGCCCTGAAGCTTGGCGCCAAAGAGGTATTTGGCACCGACCTGGACGAGAATGCCATCACGGCCGTAGGGGAGAACCTGGAGGCAAACGGCATTTCCACCGACCGTTTTAAGGTGCTGCAGGGAAATATTATCGATGACAAGAGTGTGCAGGACATTGCGGGCTATGAGTGTTACGATGTGGCCGTTGCCAATATCCTGGCCGATATCATCATCCTGCTCCAGAAGGAAATTCCGGTACACATTAAAAAAGGAGGAATTTTTATTACCTCCGGAATTATCAATATGAAGGAAGACGCGGTTAAAGCGGCGTTTGCGGCCAATGATGCCTTCGAAGTGATTGAAGTGACCTATCAGGGAGAATGGGTTTCCGTAACGGCGCGAAAGAAATAA
- a CDS encoding TSUP family transporter encodes MEITLTHYLIVCPLLFLAGLLDSIAGGGGLISLPAFLIAGIPPHMALGTNKMGSSMGATISTFRFAKNGYIHLKKVIWFIAAALTGSTIGSNLTLLVSEKIIEYLMVIVLPIVAFYVLCNKKIGDDSQAGTISPEKSFIVSLTAAFVFGIYDGFYGPGTGTFLILILTGAAKYTLKEAAGTTKAINLSSNIAALVTFIINGKVLYPLGLAAGLCSIVGNYIGSGLVLSNGQKIVRPLVLVVLTILFGKILFG; translated from the coding sequence ATGGAAATCACATTGACACACTATTTGATCGTATGTCCCCTTTTATTTTTGGCAGGCTTGCTGGATTCAATTGCAGGAGGGGGCGGTCTGATTTCGCTTCCGGCTTTTCTGATTGCCGGAATCCCTCCGCATATGGCGCTTGGAACCAATAAAATGGGATCCTCCATGGGAGCAACCATTTCCACATTCCGCTTTGCAAAAAACGGATATATCCATTTGAAAAAAGTCATCTGGTTTATTGCAGCAGCCCTGACGGGTTCCACGATTGGCTCAAACCTGACGCTTTTAGTGAGTGAGAAAATCATAGAGTACCTGATGGTGATAGTGCTTCCCATCGTTGCTTTTTATGTGCTTTGTAATAAGAAAATCGGTGATGATTCACAGGCAGGGACAATATCGCCTGAGAAGTCATTTATCGTGTCGCTCACCGCAGCGTTTGTGTTTGGCATCTATGACGGCTTTTACGGCCCGGGAACAGGTACATTTCTGATACTCATCCTCACGGGTGCGGCAAAATACACGCTCAAAGAGGCGGCCGGAACGACTAAGGCCATCAACCTGTCGTCCAATATCGCTGCGCTTGTCACGTTCATCATAAACGGCAAGGTATTATACCCCCTTGGCCTGGCGGCAGGGCTCTGCAGCATTGTCGGAAATTATATCGGCTCCGGCCTCGTCCTTTCCAACGGACAGAAAATCGTGCGCCCGCTGGTGTTGGTCGTGTTGACAATCCTGTTTGGAAAAATCCTGTTTGGATAA
- the hemW gene encoding radical SAM family heme chaperone HemW, whose amino-acid sequence MENKNPLELYIHIPFCVKKCQYCDFLSFAADEETKQRYVEQLVKEIGICGKRMTGQGAKTSFPVISAFIGGGTPSSLDHRHIISIMNAIKENFTLLPEAEITIEANPGTLTADKLHAYRATGINRLSLGLQSANPSELKALGRIHTWNEFLESFRLARAAGFENINIDLMSALPGQSFESYADTLECVVLLEPEHISAYSLIIEEGTPFYEKYASMEEEIRKYGAVRQKDGSNNSFQSSAVPELLPLPDEEEERKMYHYTKEYLAEKGYHRYEISNYSRPGRECVHNRGYWLGTDYLGIGLGAASLAGGERFSVTRDMGQYLALTEEELAAGLQYENRESLTEQEKMEEFMFLGLRLTDGILARDFEIRFGINIEKIYGEIFGKLMEEGLLRMTGTGEERRYQLTGFGLDVSNCVLAEFLL is encoded by the coding sequence ATGGAAAATAAGAACCCACTGGAATTATACATCCACATTCCATTCTGCGTTAAAAAATGTCAATACTGCGATTTCCTTTCTTTTGCAGCGGACGAAGAGACAAAACAAAGATATGTGGAGCAATTGGTAAAAGAAATCGGCATATGCGGGAAGAGAATGACCGGGCAGGGCGCGAAAACGTCCTTCCCGGTAATTTCTGCGTTTATAGGAGGCGGCACCCCGTCCTCCCTTGACCACCGCCATATTATCTCTATTATGAATGCAATAAAAGAAAATTTCACATTATTGCCGGAGGCAGAGATTACAATTGAGGCCAATCCGGGGACTCTTACCGCTGATAAGCTGCATGCTTACAGGGCGACCGGAATCAACCGCCTGAGCCTGGGCCTGCAGTCGGCCAACCCGAGTGAATTAAAAGCGCTGGGCCGAATCCATACCTGGAATGAATTTTTAGAAAGTTTCCGTTTGGCACGGGCAGCCGGTTTTGAGAATATCAATATCGATCTGATGTCGGCGCTTCCCGGGCAGAGCTTTGAATCTTATGCCGACACGCTCGAGTGCGTTGTACTTCTCGAACCGGAACATATTTCGGCATATAGTCTCATCATTGAGGAGGGAACTCCTTTCTATGAGAAATACGCATCAATGGAAGAAGAGATCAGGAAATATGGAGCAGTACGGCAAAAGGATGGTTCCAATAATTCTTTCCAAAGCTCTGCCGTTCCGGAACTACTTCCGCTTCCGGATGAAGAGGAAGAACGGAAAATGTATCATTACACGAAAGAATATCTGGCTGAAAAAGGGTATCACCGTTATGAAATCTCCAATTACTCCAGGCCTGGCAGGGAGTGCGTCCACAATAGGGGATATTGGCTCGGCACCGATTATCTCGGTATCGGCCTGGGGGCCGCGTCGCTTGCTGGCGGGGAGCGGTTTTCCGTAACCAGGGATATGGGACAGTATCTTGCATTAACCGAAGAAGAACTGGCAGCGGGACTTCAGTATGAGAACAGGGAGAGTCTGACGGAGCAGGAGAAGATGGAAGAATTCATGTTCCTGGGACTTCGGCTGACAGACGGCATTTTGGCCAGGGACTTTGAAATCCGGTTTGGCATCAATATAGAAAAGATATATGGTGAAATTTTTGGAAAACTGATGGAAGAAGGCCTGCTCCGGATGACGGGGACAGGAGAGGAAAGAAGATATCAGCTGACCGGGTTTGGACTTGATGTGAGTAACTGCGTGCTGGCAGAATTTCTTCTATAA
- the lepA gene encoding translation elongation factor 4, whose translation MAIVDQSKIRNFCIIAHIDHGKSTLADRIIERTGLLTSREMQSQVLDNMDLERERGITIKAQAVRTVYTAKDGEEYIFNLIDTPGHVDFNYEVSRSLAACDGAILVVDAAQGIEAQTLANVYLALDHNLDVFPVINKIDLPSAEPDRVAAEIEDVIGIEAHDAPRISAKIGLNIDEVLEQIVEKIPAPQGDASAPLQALIFDSLYDSYKGVIVFCRIKNGSVRKGTPIKMMATGATADVVEVGYFGAGQFFPCEELEAGMVGYITASIKNVRDTMVGDTITNEENPCSEPLPGYKKVTPMVYCGLYPVDGAKYPDLRDALEKLQLNDASLFFEPETSIALGFGFRCGFLGLLHLDIIEERLEREYNLDLVTTAPGVVYRVHKTNGDMMELTNPSNLPDPSEIEYMEEPIVSAEIMVTTEFVGAIMTLCQERRGVYLGMEYIEATRALLKYELPLNEIIYDFFDALKSRSRGYASFDYELKGYEESKLVKLDILVNREEVDALSFIVFEGSAYERGRRMCEKLKDEIPRHLFEIPIQAAVGGKIIARETVRAMRKDVLAKCYGGDISRKRKLLEKQKEGKKRMRQIGNVEIPQKAFMSVLKLDEE comes from the coding sequence ATGGCAATAGTTGACCAGAGCAAAATCAGAAATTTCTGCATCATCGCCCACATTGATCACGGCAAGTCAACCCTTGCAGACCGAATCATAGAGAGAACCGGCTTACTTACCAGCAGGGAGATGCAGTCCCAGGTACTTGACAATATGGACTTGGAGCGTGAGCGTGGAATCACGATCAAAGCCCAGGCTGTCCGTACCGTATACACAGCAAAAGACGGAGAAGAATATATATTCAACCTGATTGATACCCCAGGCCATGTCGATTTCAACTACGAGGTATCGAGGAGTCTGGCGGCCTGTGACGGCGCTATCCTTGTCGTGGATGCCGCCCAGGGAATCGAGGCGCAGACACTGGCGAACGTATATCTTGCCCTCGATCATAACCTGGATGTATTCCCGGTTATCAACAAAATCGATCTTCCAAGCGCGGAACCGGACAGGGTTGCCGCCGAAATCGAAGACGTAATCGGAATTGAAGCGCATGATGCACCGAGAATCTCTGCCAAAATAGGCTTGAATATCGATGAAGTCCTGGAACAGATCGTAGAGAAAATTCCTGCCCCGCAGGGTGACGCATCCGCCCCGCTTCAGGCCCTTATTTTCGATTCCCTGTATGATTCATACAAGGGCGTTATTGTATTCTGCCGAATCAAGAACGGAAGCGTCCGAAAAGGGACTCCGATTAAGATGATGGCAACCGGGGCCACGGCCGATGTTGTGGAGGTCGGTTATTTCGGAGCCGGTCAATTCTTCCCGTGTGAGGAACTGGAAGCCGGAATGGTAGGTTACATCACGGCCAGTATCAAGAATGTAAGAGACACCATGGTGGGCGACACCATTACAAATGAGGAGAATCCATGCTCAGAGCCCCTTCCGGGATATAAGAAAGTGACTCCGATGGTATACTGCGGCCTTTATCCGGTCGACGGGGCAAAATATCCCGATCTCCGGGACGCCCTGGAAAAACTTCAGTTAAATGATGCCTCCCTCTTCTTTGAACCGGAGACATCCATCGCCCTCGGATTTGGTTTCCGCTGCGGTTTCTTAGGTCTTTTGCACCTCGACATCATTGAAGAGCGTCTGGAACGTGAATATAACCTGGATCTCGTGACGACGGCCCCCGGCGTTGTTTACCGCGTCCATAAGACAAATGGGGATATGATGGAACTTACGAATCCGTCCAATCTTCCGGATCCGTCCGAGATTGAATATATGGAAGAACCGATTGTGTCCGCAGAAATCATGGTAACAACCGAATTTGTCGGTGCAATCATGACACTGTGCCAGGAGCGCCGCGGCGTTTATCTTGGAATGGAATATATCGAGGCGACCAGAGCCTTATTAAAATATGAACTTCCACTGAATGAGATTATCTATGACTTCTTTGACGCACTGAAATCACGTTCACGCGGATATGCCTCTTTTGATTACGAACTGAAGGGATATGAAGAGTCCAAACTGGTGAAACTCGACATACTTGTGAACCGGGAAGAGGTCGATGCACTTTCCTTTATCGTATTTGAAGGTTCTGCCTATGAACGCGGCAGAAGGATGTGTGAGAAGTTAAAGGATGAAATCCCGAGACATCTGTTTGAAATTCCGATTCAGGCTGCCGTCGGCGGAAAAATCATTGCCAGGGAGACGGTCAGGGCGATGAGAAAAGACGTACTCGCCAAGTGTTACGGCGGCGATATCTCGCGTAAGAGAAAACTTCTGGAAAAACAGAAGGAAGGCAAGAAGAGAATGCGTCAGATCGGCAACGTGGAAATTCCACAGAAGGCATTTATGAGCGTTTTGAAGCTGGATGAAGAGTAA
- a CDS encoding O-antigen ligase family protein: MKSIMFNFCHVIIALLLGILLLFSFYPAYFEFIPFIAKYDILINIITICCVFFYFLRYRKIRSVILIVCLFTIIQLISTIFNHVDVKTSIWGRGILLLSMCGGIQWGYNYNEKMFLKIIYYLFYCLLIINLATMFFFPGGMFENINGIKEYNFFLGNYNVFVLYFFMAGISGFLYIKKYRGKMTVDYIILYCVMFLTLYKMRSATSIVGISLLLIYNMFLNNKYTRFILNIKLYTILNIIFFYVVVWNSSENLILKAITGFLKRDITFSGRAEIWKVIKPFIYQHWLIGNGLETQDVIFEKLSPVQAVHAHNIYLDILYKNGVLGFLCIVFIFFLLINKLKKVESQQMRYYLEAFLGIFMLMCQFEAYSIKFLFFMLVFIYIYASENQKKGIQLGKQQ, from the coding sequence ATGAAAAGTATTATGTTTAATTTTTGCCACGTTATTATCGCATTATTATTGGGGATATTGTTGCTGTTTTCTTTTTATCCTGCTTATTTTGAGTTTATTCCGTTTATAGCTAAGTATGATATTTTAATAAATATTATTACAATTTGTTGTGTATTTTTTTATTTTCTACGCTATAGAAAAATACGTTCTGTTATTTTAATTGTTTGTCTTTTTACGATAATACAATTAATTTCTACGATTTTTAACCATGTAGACGTTAAAACATCTATATGGGGAAGAGGGATCTTACTGCTATCTATGTGTGGAGGAATACAGTGGGGCTATAATTATAATGAAAAAATGTTCCTTAAAATAATTTACTATTTATTTTATTGCTTGTTAATTATTAACTTGGCTACAATGTTTTTTTTCCCAGGAGGAATGTTCGAAAACATAAATGGTATCAAAGAGTATAATTTTTTTCTGGGTAATTATAATGTTTTTGTACTTTACTTTTTTATGGCAGGGATCTCAGGCTTTCTATATATAAAGAAATATAGGGGAAAAATGACAGTTGATTACATAATCTTATATTGTGTTATGTTTTTAACACTTTACAAGATGAGATCCGCAACATCTATTGTTGGTATATCATTGTTATTAATTTACAATATGTTTTTGAATAATAAATATACGCGCTTTATTTTAAATATCAAATTATATACAATCTTAAATATAATTTTTTTCTATGTAGTTGTATGGAATTCGTCTGAAAATCTGATTCTTAAAGCTATAACAGGCTTTCTAAAACGTGATATTACTTTTTCAGGCAGAGCAGAGATTTGGAAAGTAATAAAGCCATTTATTTACCAACATTGGCTAATCGGAAATGGTTTGGAAACTCAAGACGTTATTTTTGAAAAACTTAGTCCCGTACAAGCTGTTCATGCTCATAATATATATTTAGACATTTTGTATAAAAATGGGGTTTTAGGTTTTTTATGCATTGTGTTTATATTCTTTTTACTAATAAATAAATTGAAGAAAGTGGAAAGCCAGCAGATGCGGTACTATTTAGAGGCTTTTTTAGGGATATTCATGTTGATGTGCCAATTTGAAGCATATTCTATTAAATTTCTATTCTTCATGTTGGTATTTATATATATATATGCATCGGAAAATCAGAAAAAAGGTATACAATTAGGTAAACAACAGTGA
- a CDS encoding stealth family protein → MKKEQEQVIDFVIPWVDGADIEWRKQKKLYCGEIVGDGDISRYRDWDVLRYWFRGVEKYAPWVNRIHFITCGQCPEWLNLKHEKLHFVKHEDYIPKEFLPTFSSHTIELNLHLIKGLAEQFVYFNDDIFLTSTVEPTDFFKNGLPCTQAVMNAIANTDINNYMPHILMNIMGIINMNFDRSAVTKNWSKWYNLQYGKNVIKNILLSPWKNYTGFYNEHLCTSFLKKTFFEVWDKESEILSKTCRRKVRTKEDVNQYLIAYWQLLTGQFTPGKMKGKYLTIGQNSAEQIYNTIAHQNNKIVCVNDDPFDINFEFEKKNIIKAFDFILPQKSRFEN, encoded by the coding sequence ATGAAAAAAGAGCAGGAACAAGTAATAGATTTTGTAATTCCCTGGGTAGATGGCGCTGATATTGAGTGGAGAAAACAAAAGAAGCTTTATTGTGGAGAGATAGTGGGTGATGGTGATATATCACGTTACAGAGATTGGGATGTATTACGCTATTGGTTTCGTGGAGTGGAAAAATATGCTCCTTGGGTTAATAGAATACATTTTATAACATGTGGTCAATGCCCAGAATGGTTAAATCTAAAGCATGAGAAATTACATTTTGTAAAGCATGAAGATTATATACCAAAAGAGTTTTTACCAACATTCAGTTCCCATACAATTGAGTTGAATTTACATCTAATTAAAGGGCTAGCAGAACAGTTTGTATATTTTAATGATGATATCTTTTTAACTTCGACTGTTGAACCAACGGACTTTTTTAAAAACGGTTTACCCTGTACCCAGGCTGTCATGAATGCTATTGCCAACACAGATATAAATAACTATATGCCCCATATTCTAATGAATATAATGGGAATTATTAATATGAATTTTGATAGAAGTGCGGTAACAAAAAATTGGAGTAAGTGGTACAATCTTCAATACGGTAAAAATGTTATAAAGAATATTTTGCTTTCGCCATGGAAGAATTATACGGGATTTTATAACGAACATTTATGCACATCGTTTTTGAAAAAAACATTTTTTGAAGTTTGGGATAAGGAATCTGAGATTTTATCCAAAACATGTAGAAGAAAAGTTCGAACGAAAGAAGACGTCAATCAATATTTAATTGCCTATTGGCAACTTTTAACTGGACAATTTACTCCAGGCAAAATGAAAGGAAAATACCTGACAATTGGCCAGAATTCAGCCGAACAAATTTATAATACAATTGCTCACCAAAATAACAAAATAGTTTGTGTTAATGATGACCCTTTTGATATAAATTTTGAGTTTGAAAAGAAAAATATAATTAAAGCATTTGACTTTATTTTGCCGCAAAAATCTCGATTTGAAAATTAA